AACAACGACCAGTATGCAGggctttttaaatgttaaattaggggtgtctgggtggctccattggttaaatgttaaatctgccttcggctcagggcatgatcctgggatgtggtctctctctcaagtagataaaatatttaagaaaataaaatattaaattagctGTTTACATGAATCATTGATGTTTAAGTTAACATGTTATTTTTGCTATTCACAACatcccctttctcctctcttccaaACCCATAAGGTGTACTGAAAGcatatgattacatttcaaacacttactacttaaaaacaaactcaGGACTAGTTATTCTGTGCAGGCAGTGGACAGAGGTTTATATTCCAGAACCCTGAATCAGGTTAGCTTCAAGAAACCTTGAGATGGAATTAGAATGAACATGAGTGTACATGAGGTTTGCTGCCCACAGGCAAGCCTTCCAGCAAGGACTGATGAGAATGACATGTCACAAAGGTCACTGGAAGCACCCCTAGCAAAACAGGAGGAAGTACGCTTTCCAGGTTTACAAATTCCAAAGTTACAAAAGAAAGGGGCTAACCCTAGTGAATTCCAACAGAAATGGTCTGCCATGATCACTCAAGTGTTCCTGCTGAGATATGGGACCCTTATGGGGGGGTCTCCTTACGCATCTTAATGGTACAACTTAACAACACATGATGCATGGATACTAAAGACGGCTATACCAGCTATCTAGAAGACCAGTGTCCTCTCTGCTGGAGATGCTTGCCACATTTGTTTCGAAGGCAATGAGTCATTTCGGATTCACACTAAAGGAAAAGTCAGTTACTCTTTGAGTATTTGAAATACATCTAACCTGAAGGTACATTTTTGACTTTCAAAATCTGGGCCCTAGACAAGATAGAGTATAGAAAGAGTGGGTTGGTGCCAACCTTTGCTCCGtttccttttgttgcctttcttccttctctctttgttcACGAGCAAGGCGTCGTTTTTCTGCCAAAATTTTTGTTGCCTCCTCAGCATTCATAGTCCCTGGTGTGCTTTTATTACCAGACTCTAGTTGAAATTAACATGTAAAACAGTTAGCTTAGGGAACTTAACACCCTTAAGTCCAATAAAGAGGTACAAGACAACCAATGACATTAAAAACCCAAACAATATGCACATGgtctaaaatttataaacaacaaacaatcTATAAGTGATTACAGAACAGATTTGGTTCAAACCCCGAACCCCACTCCCAGTAACAGAAGAAacagtttgtctctttttaacaACTACTtgctccaaaataaaataatgtactcCTCCTTTGGTTTAGCCATTTTGAGAGATGTGATATTTTTCCTTATGGGAAAAAAGATTAAGACACACTGAATATAGAGGAAGACaaacacccaggcatcccctaaccagttactttttttttttcaaagattttatttatttattcatagagacacacacagagagagagagagagagaggcagagatacaggcagagggagaagcaggctccacgcagagagcccaatgcgggactcgatcctgggtctccaggatcacgccctgggctgcaggcagtgctaaaccgctgcgccaccggggctgcccccaaccaGTTACTTTTAACATCAGTTCCAAAAATGGATGTTCCAAAACAAGGGGGTAAGGGTAAGAAGCTCTGGCAAGAAAAAGTAAATAGTGTGCCAATGATTGGCTTAATTCTTTATCAAAAGAAGGCTCACTCCCTAAAGTTCTCAGAATTGGGGAATAAAATAAAGGCAACTATTCCCAAAGTACCTTAAGATTTTCTGGGTTGCCTAAATAAACTTAGTGAAAGAACTTACCTTCATAGACCATCTGCTTGTGGCTCACAGCCTCAGAGTTGTTAGAAGGTTTAGgcattccttctcttttctttccaagaGTACCTAATGCATTTTGCGCAAATAGGCTACGCTGAACAGGAATTATTttacaggaaagagaagaatgtgACAGTTTTGACATGACGGGTGAAGGTGATGGGGGGCGATTCTTTTGCAATTGCCTGCTGGGAAAAAGTAACCATTAATGGAGGAAATCTGATATGATGTTGTAATATATATGTGCTAATTAGTTTATAACATgccatttcataaaatatattgtcTTGATATTATGATATTTTATGATATGTTATTCCATCTTTAAAggcttttttctttatgttatgatgcattttctatatttatgtttgatgttatttcatttatgaaaCACTCGTGGAATTTATCATGGTAAAATACTTATCAGGAACAGCTGCAAATAAGGTACTTACTTTGCACTGATAGGAGAAGGTGGACGCCATGTACTTGCAGGAGAAGATGGCCATTTATAACATGGTATGTGTGATGATGGGCGCTTTTTGGCAGTAGGATTTGAGGCCTGTTTGTCCATTTCTGATTTCTGAACAGAGTAATTTGATCAGATTAAGAAATTAGCATTTACTTTACTGCAGCTGacttttttaagacaaaaataccCTGAATATAATACAATTATAGCTCCTTAAACtcctaattttccttttaagcaTAAGAATTAGGTACACAGATATGTTCTCCTAGACTACCAATTCAGATTACAAAATTCAAGATCACagaaataattatcttaaaaaatctttcacTTCAAATTCTACTTCTAAATCCTGATTAAAAGTTTTGCATTATTTCTCAAAAagcttttcttcacattttagaAACAGTTCATGTAAAAGTTACTCCCTTCTACTAAAAAATTAATCTACCTTCGAGGGGAAACTGGTACAATgaatatcagaattttaaatcGTTGAAGTTATcctattttactaattttattacaGAATGCTATAAATATGAACACGTTGCTTATGCTGTGAAACCTGACCTATCGTAACCTACACAAGTAAACATGCAGATTTTAACagaaaatttttcaataaaaggcatctgacaaACCTTTGCAGAGTCTCTCACTTTCACCTTTGAAGATGTTTCTGGGCTCACCTCAGGGGATGCCTTGGGGGATGCTTCCGCACTCTCTTTGGGGAATACTTTCACACTAGCCTCAGGTGACGCTTCCACACTGGCCTCAGGTGACGCTTCCACACTGGCCTCAGGTGACGCTTCCACACTGGCCTCGGGGGACACTCCCACACTAGTCTTGGGAGATGCCTCCACACTTGCCTCAGATGATGCTTCCATGCTTACATCAGGGGATGCATCCATGCTCACCTCGGGAGATGAATCCACGCTCACCTCGGGGGACGGGTCCACGCTCACCTCAGGGGACACGTCCACGCTCACCGAAGGGGACGGGTCTACACTCACCGTGGGGGATGGGTCCACGCTCACCTCGGGGGACATGTCCACACTCACTTCAGGTGATGTTTCCATGCTCTCAAGGAGTGCTTCCACTTCTGTTTCACATGATGCTTCCATGCTCCCTTTAGGGGACCCTTCCATGTTCACCTTGGAGGTTGCTTCTATATTCACCTTGGGAGCGGGAGCTGCTTTCACATTCACCTCAGGGGCTGCTTCCACACTCACTGTGGCGGCCCCTTCCACGTTCACATTGGGGGCCACTTCTGCCTTTGCCTGGGGGGCAACTTCTGCCTTTGCCTCGGGGGCAGCTTCCACTTTTGGCTTGGGTGATGATTCTGCACTCACCTCACAGAGTGCTGCTTCTTTTTCCTGGGGAGGCACTACCTCGGAAGGCACTACTACTGATGACTTGTGAAGCACTACGTTACTCTTCAATTCGTCACTGCTCTGGCTACACAATGGCACGTTTATATTCTGGACTAAAGTACTGCGGGTGCCTGTGAGTGAATGAGAACAGAATGAAACTGCACACACTTAGAAACCTGACAAGACAGTATCACACCATGTGACAGTATaagaacaggaagagaaaagagactaCGTTCATTAGTAAACTGCAGGGATTACACACAACACTGAAGTGTTTAGTGAAATGGATCACAGATACAGGACAAAAACATCGCAAAGTTGGTACTTCAGAAGCGCCACCATCAAAGAGGTGTTGTGAAAGCAATAGTCCACTACAGATGAAGAGAGGATGCTTCTCCAAAGTTGATATTTATAATAAACCATTTCCCTTTTAATCATACTATAGTTCTGAATGATTTTCATAAAACATTACAAGATattcaacactttttaaaagtaatctaaaACAACTTCACCAGGGCCAGAGATTGGTACCATTACAAGTCACgcaaggggtggggcagagggaaagggacaaggagactccctgctgagtggggagcccaatgcaggacttgttccctggaccccaagatcatgacctgagtcgaagtcagatgcttatccaactgagccacccagatgccccagaaaatGGTATATATTGAGTTTAAACAAAAGCAggtcaaaaaattatttttaaaaaagtatttggtGGTAACTTTCATAAAACTTGGTAAATTTGTCATCTCCTCTTTAAATCTGGGTAGTAAATTTTTACATGATCTCATCAAATAatcaaaacagaacaaattaCCAAAGACTGACTactcatgaataaacaatttgaatattttttagttCCCCCATTTTTGGtggaaaaagtattttatttacacATCTGTATGTATCTAAACAGTCACATTACTTAACACTGACAGTTTGcactataaaaaatatattaagtatagctatagaaatttaagataaaatgttatatttttgatGGAAGTAATAGATTATTAAACAGGAATGAAAGTTAATACAAGAAATATCTCACAGTAGACTGGGGAGGGACTGGCATAAAATAATCtgacatacatatataatgggGGAAAAGCAAAGTCAGGAATCTAAACTAAAAGAAGGCTGCACTACCAAAACAGGCTCTGATAGCACTAATTTCTTTTACTAATCATATGaacattaacagaagaaaaaataaagatggtgggataaattctggaaagaaaaaagtagaagaaaaaagaagaatgaagagaatTGTGCATTTGAGGCACACTCCACTACTGAGGACTTCTTACTACCCACAGGTTTGTCTAATACTCTGTGTGACCTATAAGTGAGAAAATCCACATAAGCCtgaatattagttttattttactaaCAATAAAAAGTTGAAGAGCAGCTCAATGTTATTCTTccatattttagggaaaaaaggaGGGTGGAGTAGGAAACTTTCTCCtttgatattataaaaattttcagataCTTTTAACATCCAGTACTTTTTACAGTACAGAAGCACAGGTCAAAAAACCCATAGCTCTTTAAAAATTTAGaggcagggtacctgggtggctcagttggttgagcctccaactcttgatttcagcccaagtcatgatctcagagtcatgagattgagccgcGTAGTACCAGGCTCTTCAAgatcagagaggagtctgcttatccctctctcccaacccccaacttgcatgctctctcttcctctcattcattcataatgaatgaataaataaataaacaacttttaaaaagttagggatgcctggttggctcagtcagtagagcatgcaactcttgatctctgggtcagaAGTTTGAGCCCTATATGTTGGgtatagatattatttttaaaaatcttttttaaaaatcatttaaggggcccctgggtggctcaactggttaagtgtctgccttcagcttaggtcatagtCATGGGTCTATGTCATAGTCcttccagggtcctggcatcaggctccctgctcagtggggagcctgcttctccctctgcccctccccctgctcatgctttctctctctctcaataaataaatacaatcctttaaaaaaaggatttaaaaatttaacaaaattaactaTTACCCAAATAACTAATCTAGCACAACAGaaggcataaaataaatatacaacataaaagGTTGGGTAAAATCAGTCATTTGGAATACtgatgcaaattatttttatgccTACTGCAacaaattaaatgatataatctgttttttaaatttttatttatttt
The nucleotide sequence above comes from Canis lupus dingo isolate Sandy chromosome X, ASM325472v2, whole genome shotgun sequence. Encoded proteins:
- the MAP7D3 gene encoding MAP7 domain-containing protein 3 isoform X28 — translated: MAERAGGSTSLRGLRERMVAAAHALAEERRNQSGLCSLPSQSSNIRSTFRPVIDGSVLKNDVKQRLAKERREEKKRQQEANKETQILEKERKTRIQYERQMEEKQRKLKEQKEKDEQRRISAEEKRKQKLQEERERFKAVLYRTLERSSRVDCHQKRWSWEGSTAVNSETKTVNKDSVSTEKLEQRASGLHKQMSLSSAGLQNSIAKKKTEKKRSSSLTRRSGKLQASAETDHVEEKPARPPYTSLRESNLITRLLVPTKASIARSKSAASLSVPGKDTPGTRSTLVQNINVPLCSQSSDELKSNVVLHKSSVVVPSEVVPPQEKEAALCEVSAESSPKPKVEAAPEAKAEVAPQAKAEVAPNVNVEGAATVSVEAAPEVNVKAAPAPKVNIEATSKVNMEGSPKGSMEASCETEVEALLESMETSPEVSVDMSPEVSVDPSPTVSVDPSPSVSVDVSPEVSVDPSPEVSVDSSPEVSMDASPDVSMEASSEASVEASPKTSVGVSPEASVEASPEASVEASPEASVEASPEASVKVFPKESAEASPKASPEVSPETSSKVKVRDSAKKSEMDKQASNPTAKKRPSSHIPCYKWPSSPASTWRPPSPISAKQLQKNRPPSPSPVMSKLSHSSLSCKIIPVQRSLFAQNALGTLGKKREGMPKPSNNSEAVSHKQMVYEESGNKSTPGTMNAEEATKILAEKRRLAREQREKEERQQKETEQSKLKDMAEKAIEGQQEEFLKLEDGQQQKEIKKKEYPDPEDRKVLLQKGDAKIKAQEEADKRKKEQERIMLQNLQERLERKKRIEEIMKRTRKTDSNTSKAAETFVDNTYEEDEADDEDESESDDGSSDDPHPSDRPPKE
- the MAP7D3 gene encoding MAP7 domain-containing protein 3 isoform X27, whose protein sequence is MAERAGGSTSLRGLRERMVAAAHALAEERRNQSGLCSLPSQSSNIRSTFRPVIDGSVLKNDVKQRLAKERREEKKRQQEANKETQILEKERKTRIQYERQMEEKQRKLKEQKEKDEQRRISAEEKRKQKLQEERERFKAVLYRTLERSSRVDCHQKRWSWEGSTAVNSETKTVNKDSVSTEKLEQRASGLHKQMSLSSAGLQNSIAKKKTEKKRSSSLTRRSGKLQASAETDHVEEKPGARPPYTSLRESNLITRLLVPTKASIARSKSAASLSVPGKDTPGTRSTLVQNINVPLCSQSSDELKSNVVLHKSSVVVPSEVVPPQEKEAALCEVSAESSPKPKVEAAPEAKAEVAPQAKAEVAPNVNVEGAATVSVEAAPEVNVKAAPAPKVNIEATSKVNMEGSPKGSMEASCETEVEALLESMETSPEVSVDMSPEVSVDPSPTVSVDPSPSVSVDVSPEVSVDPSPEVSVDSSPEVSMDASPDVSMEASSEASVEASPKTSVGVSPEASVEASPEASVEASPEASVEASPEASVKVFPKESAEASPKASPEVSPETSSKVKVRDSAKKSEMDKQASNPTAKKRPSSHIPCYKWPSSPASTWRPPSPISANRQLQKNRPPSPSPVMSKLSHSSLSCKIIPVQRSLFAQNALGTLGKKREGMPKPSNNSEAVSHKQMVYEESGNKSTPGTMNAEEATKILAEKRRLAREQREKEERQQKETEQSKLKDMAEKAIEGQQEEFLKLEDGQQQKEIKKKEYPDPEDRKVLLQKGDAKIKAQEEADKRKKEQERIMLQNLQERLERKKRIEEIMKRTRKTDSNTSKAAETFVDNTYEEDEADDEDESESDDGSSDDPHPSDRPPKE